Genomic window (Sulfurimonas sp.):
TGAAAGACGCGGTCATTTTGATGCAGGTGAATTTGTAGAGCAATTTGGTGATGAAGGTGCTAAAAGAGGATTTTGTTTATATAAAGTAGGCTGTAAAGGTCCTTATACTTTTAACAACTGTTCTAAGCAAAAATTCAATGAAGGTACATCTTGGCCAGTTCAAGCTGGACACGGCTGTATGGGCTGTAGTGAGCCAGATTTCTGGGATACTATGGGTGATTTACGAGAACCACTTGCGAACAGACTTTATCAAACAGCATTTGGTGGACTTGGTTCTGACGCAACAGCAGATAAAATTGGTTTAGGTTTACTTACAGTTACAGCTATTGGAATTGCAGCACACGCAGCAATATCAGCAGTTAAACCACCAAAAGAATAATTAAGGAGCATAGATATGTCAAAAAGAGTAATAGTAGATCCAATAACAAGAATAGAAGGACATCTAAGAGCTGAAGTTATCGTTGGTGATGATGGTATTGTAAAAGATGCTTTTGTTTCTTCAACTTTATGGAGAGGTTTAGAGGTTATAGCAAAAGGAAGAGATCCAAGAAATGTACCACTAATGATGCAAAGAATTTGTGGTGTATGTACTTATTCTCATTATTTAAAAAGTACAATGGCTATTGAAGATGCATTAGGAATTACAATTCCTTTAAATGCTGAACTAGTAAGAACACTTATGAATGCTGCATTATTTATGCATGATCATGTTGTTCACTTTTATCATCTTCATGGTGTTGACTGGGTTGATATCGTTTCAGCACTTAGTGCAGACCCTGCAAAAGCTAGTAAATTGGCGTTTAAATATTCAAAAAGCCCAATAGCTACTGGTGAAAATGATCTTATAAGAGTTCAAGAAAAAATAGGAAAATTTGCTAAGAATCCTCAAGGACTTGGGCCATTTGCAAACGCATATTGGGGACATGGAACTTACAAGTTCACTCCAGAACAAAATCTAATAGCACTTTCACATTATTTACACGCTTTAGAAATTCAAAGAGTAGCTGCGCAATTATTAGCTATTTTTGGTGGTAAAAATCCACATCCACAAAGTTTAGCGGTTGGTGGAGTTACCTGTGTTATGGATATATTAAACCCAGCTAAAATGGGTGAATATATGGTTAAATTTCAAAAAATTGCTGATTTTATTAATAATGCTTACTACCCAGATATCGTTATGGCTGGAGAGATGTTTAAAACTGAAGGTTCAGTTGTTAAGCAAATAGGTGTTCTTAACTTTATGGCATACGAAGATTTTGTTATTGGTAGAGGTGAAAAACTATTCAATACAGGAATCGTTATGAATGGAGATTTAACTAAAGTATTTGAATTAAATGAAGATTTAATTACTGAAGAAGCAACTCACTCATGGTACAAAAATGATAAACCACTTCATCCTTATGATGGTGAAACAGATCCAAACTATACAGGTTTTGTAGATGGAGAAACTGTTGGACCAGATGGTAAGATGATTAAGTCTAAACAGATTAATGAAAAAGATAAATATAGTTGGATTAAATCACCTAGATATGATGGTAAACCGATGGAAGTTGGTCCACTAGCATGTTTAGTTGTTGGTTATGCAAGTGGTAATAAAAAGATTCAAAAACTTGTTAACGACTTCTTAAAAGTAACAGGTCTTCCTGTTGGAGCACTGTTTACTACGCTAGGTAGAACAGCCGCAAGAATGTTACAAGCAAAATTAGTTGCAGATAATGCACTTGTAGCTTTTAACAATCTAATTGAGAACTTAAAAGTTGATCAAGAAACTTGTGCTACCTATACTATTGATAAAAACAAAGAGTATAAAGGTAGAGGTATGGGTGATGTTCCTCGTGGAATGTTAAGTCACTGGATAAGAATTAAAAATGGTGTTGTAGAAAATTATCAAGCTGTTGTTCCATCTACTTGGAATGCAGGTCCTATGGATTCAAAAGGTGTTAAAGGACCTTATGAAGCTGATTTAGTTGGATTAAAAATTGAAAATTTATCTCAACCATTAGAGATTATTAGAATTATTCATTCTTATGACCCTTGTATTGCTTGTGCTGTTCATGTTATGGATACAAAAGGTAACGAGCTGAGTGTCTATAAATTAGATCCTCTTTATGGCGGATGTAGCGTATAAAAGGAGAAATGATGAATAATGAAGCTCATGGAAATATTGAAATGGTACGCGAAGAAGAATTCGGGTCACCATATAGATGGCAACATTGGATAAGAGCATTATCTATTGTTGCTCTAACGCTAACAGGATTTTATATTGCTGATCCATTTTTAACACCAGCAGTAAATGCTGAACCAACAAATTTCATGCAAGCTCTTATTAGATCTTGGCATGTGATTTTTGGATTTGTTCTAATATCAGCAGTAATATTTAAAAGTTATCTGTTTTTATTTACAAAAAAATGTAGTATAGAAAGATCATCTTTGATGGATGTTCTAAATCCTCTAGTATGGGGTAAGCAAATTGGGTACTATTTACTAGTATCTAAGCATCCAAAACTAAAAGGGGTATATAATCCTATTCAGTTTATGGCGTATGTTACTTTATATATAATGTTATTTGCTCTTATTATTACAGGGTTGATACTTTATGTTCATGTATACCATCAAGGTCTTGGTGGAGCGTTATATGATACTATGAAAAGTATTGAAGTTATGATTGGTGGACTTGCAACAGTTCGTACTATTCACCATATTCTAACTTGGGGTATTATGTTATTTGTTTTAGGTCATGTTTATATGGCTGTTTATAATGCTGTCTTTGGTAAAGAGGGTGGAATGGACGCAATATTTAGTGGCTTGAAATGGCGTAAAAAAGATTAAATTAAAGCAAGGTTTTCCTTGCTTTTTTTTCAAAAGAAATATTAAAGTTTCTAATCAATCATTTTTTGCTAGAATGATTGATTAGAAACTTTTTTTTTAGTAATATTGGAGTAATGTGAAAATATTAATTTTAGGTATCGGTAATGTATTGTTTGGTGATGAAGGTATTGGCGTTCATTTAACAAATTTTTTAGATGAAAAATATAGTTTTGCATCTGAAGAACATAGTGTTAGTTTAGTTGATGGTGGTACACTTGCTCAAATTTTAATACCAATCATTACAGATTACGACAGAGTTGTTCTTATAGACTGTGTAAATGTAAAAGATGGAAATATAGGTGATGTTTATAGTTTTGATTTTAGTGCAGTTCCTGATTATATAACTTGGCAAGGTAGTGCACATGAAGTAGAGATGCTACAAACTTTACAGATGATTGATATGCTAGGCGACCTTCCTCCTGTAAAAATTGTTGGAGTGATTCCCTATGTTATTGGAGAAGATACAACATTTACAATTACAAAAGAAGTTTTAAACGCTTGTTTAACGATGGAAGACTCAATCATTAAATATATGGAAGAGTTAGGCATGGAAGTAAGTATAAAAAATAAAGATGTTGATCTTCAAGAAGTTGCAAAAACATCTTATTTGAGAGGTACAGAGTGTTATTAGAGTTTGTATTTGAATATTCATCATCATCTTTAGTTTATGAAAAAGTTCTTTTAAGAGTTTTAAAAAACTCAAACTTAGAGGGCAAACTTGTTAAAATAGATAAAACGATAAAACTTTATGTAAGTTCTGAGAATTCAGTTGAATTAGAAGAGTTTGCAAATAAGCTTTCTTTAGAACTTCCTCATTCAATATTTTTAAATAATACAGAAGTAAATGTTGTTGATACTCTTCCCGAAGAAGAGTTTGTTTTAGAAGAAAAATCAAAACCTGCTTTATCCTTTTGTCCAAGTTGTCTGAAAAAAGTTTTAGATGAGTCAAGTGCTGACTTTTATAACTCATTTTGTGAATGTGAAGTGTGTGGTTATGATGTAAATCTAGATGCTAAGAATCATCAAACAGACTTTCAAAGAATTGCTAAGTCTATTAGTGATGGAAATATTGTAAAAGTAAATACTTTTTATGGTGAATATTTTTTAGGTAAATTAAGTCAAAAGTGTAATGACATTTCTTTTGATATTTTAAGTTACGACCTTTCCTCAATACAAAACTATACAAGTGCAACAGAAAATGAGATAATTGCTCTAGGTGCGATTGAAAAACCACTTATAGAGTTAAAAACAAACCTAAAGTTTAAAGTTGATTTTGAGGGAGTTGAGAAAGAACTAGTAAGATTTAAATTAGCAGATGATTTAATCCTTCACTTTATCTCTTTAGAATTGCAAAAAAATGGAATTAATTTTGTTTTTATGACTCAAGATAAAATTGATTACCAAGATGAGTTACTTTTAATTGAGCCAAAAATTAATCTAAAACCGATTGAGTGTGTAGTTGGAGAAAAAAATATTATTATTTTAAGTGGAAATAAAGGACTACCAAAATTTAATCTTTCTTCAGAGAAAGTAGTACCTTTTGTTGGTGCTTTTAACTCTGTAATAAAAGAACATAAACTCTTTGATAAAACAGTTGTTGGGCTTAACTTGAGTAAAGATTATCATAACAATATCTTAGCTTTTTCTAAAAAATTTGGAATGATTGAATATCTTTCTTTTAAGTTTGAGTTTAGTTCAATCGCTCAAATATTTGAGGCGATAGATGCAAGTGATGAAAAAGCTTCAAAACTTCTAAGTTCATATAAAGAAAAATACCCAGAGCATTGTGAAAAAATATCTAAAATTACTTTTGATGATAAAGATTTAAATGTTTATAAATTATGGGGAATAATCGCAATTATCTTAGATATGAGTGATGATGAAGATTTATATGAAAGTGCAAATACTTTAGAAAAAAATGCAAAATTATTTTTAGGTTCAAAAGGTCCTAGAATTGATTATAAACTAAGTACTATAAAGGGAAAAGTTTTTCTTGACCCACTTATGGTTATAAGAACAGCTATGACTTTTAGACTAGCAGGAATAGACCCACTTAGTCTTTGTTATGGAGTAATAGAGAGTTTTGTAGAGTTTGTTTCAGGACAATTAGATGATATAAAAGAAAGTCTAAGTACAGATGTTGTAGTAGTTACGGGTTCACTTCTTGGAAACAATCATCTCTTTAGTAAATTAGATAAAGAAGTGTCTATAAATCATGAGCTTTATTTTAACAAAGAAATCTCGGTAGATGGTGATAATATCTTATATGGTGGAAATGAATTAGTTGCAGATTAAAAGAGTAAAGTTTGAAATATTTGGGCAAGTCCAAGGTGTTGGATTTCGTCCGTTTATATATAAGTTAGTTACACAACTCTCTCTTAAGGGTTTCGTAAAAAATAATCAAAATGGTGTAGAGTTAGAAGTAGAAGGCTTAGATGCAAACATATCTAAATTTGAAACACTTTTACACTCCGAGCTCCCTCCTTTAGCTAGAATAGATAAACTTCAAAAAACAGAAAAAAAACAGAAAAATTATACAACCTTTGAGATTATTCAAAGTACAAATACTCTAGATGCTACTTCTAAAACTGCTCTAATTTCTCCAGATATTGCTACATGTTCAGAGTGTCTAAACGATATAAAAAATACCAAAAAATACTTAAATTATTTTGCAACAAACTGTACAAATTGTGGACCCAGATACTCCATAATAAAAACTGTTCCTTATGATAGAGTAAACACTTCTATGAAAAGATTTACAATGTGTAACTCTTGTAAAGATGAATATAAAAATCCACTCAATCGCAGATACCACGCACAGCCAATATCTTGTAATAGTTGCGGACCAACTTTAAATGAGAGTATCAAAAAAACAGCAGATAATATTAAAAGTGGAAAAATAGTTGCCATAAAAGGAATAGGCGGTTTTCATATAATTTGTGATGCTAATAATAGTGAAGTTATAAAAAAGTTAAGAGAGTTTAAGCATAGACCTTCTAAACCTTTTGCCATAATGTGTAAAGATGAAGAGCAAGTTAAAGAAATAGCATCTATGAGTGAAAAAGAGAGTGAACTTTTAACTTCAAAAGAAGCACCAATCGTTATTTTAAAAAAGAATATAAAAAATAGTGGCAAATATTCAAAGTATATCGCTCCAAATATAGATAGAATAGCTTGTTTCTTACCTTATACTTCACTTCATCATTTACTCTTTGAGCATCTAGAAAACCCAATAGTTGCAACAAGTGCAAATTTGGCAAATGAGCCAATAATCATAGATGCCAATATGATAAAAGAAAAATTGTCTTTTGTTGAGTTTATATTGGATTTTGATAGAGAGATAATAAATGGTGTTGATGACTCTTTACTTCAAGTGGTAGATGCGAAAGTGCAGATGCTAAGACTATCTCGTGGTTTTGGACCAAAGGTTATTAAACTGCCATTTAAGAGTAAAAAGAAAATCTTAGCAGTTGGTGCAAACGCCAAAAATGCGATAGCTTTTGTAATTGATGATAATATTATTTTATCTCCTCACATCGGAGATTTAGGTTCTTTAAAAGCTTTTGAATTTTTCCAAGCAACGATAGAAACTTTTAAAAGATTTTATGATTTTGAGCCAGACATCATAGTCTATGATAAACATCCAAACTATGAAACTACTTCTTGGGCGAAACAACAAGATAAAGAGTTAAAAGAAGTTCAACATCATTTAGCACATATCTATGCAACAAAAGCTGAGTTTGCTCTTGATGGAAATTATCTAGGATTTAGTTTTGATGGAACTGGTTATGGGGATGATGGTTTACTTTGGGGTGGAGAGATTTTTTTAGGTGATAAAAGAAAATACACTTTTAAATCCATCAAACTTCTTGGTGGAGAAAAGGCTATAAAAGAACCTCGTAGAGTCGCTTTGAGTATGCTTTTTGATAGATATACTTTAGATAAAGTGTTGAGTTTAAACTTAGAACTTGTAAAATCATTTAAAAAGAGTGAAGTAAAAATTCTTCATCAAAGTTACAGTAAAAATCTAAATGCTCCTAAAAGTAGTTCAGTTGGTAGAATGTTTGATGCTATCGCTTCTTTTTCTAACCTACTTCATTTTCAAACTTATGAAGGTGAAGCAGGGCTAATATGTGAGCAAAATTATAAACCTGAGATAACAAAGGTATTTGAGTATAAAGTCATAGATGGAGTTATAGAGATAGAGTTTGATGTTTTTGATAAAGAAATAGTGAGCATCTATATAAATACCTTATGTAAAATTGTCTTAGATATCTCAAAACAAGAGAAAAAAGATGTCATCTTAAGTGGTGGTGTTTTTCAAAATAAAACACTTTTAGAGCTAATAATAAAAGACCTGAAAAAAGAAAATATAAAATACTACTATCAACAAGAAACTTCTATAAATGATGGTGGAATAGCTTTGGGACAAGCTTATTATCAAGTTATGCAATAATAAAGAACTAAACCAGTTACACCTCAGTAAAGGTGGAACTAGAAAACTATATCAAGTGATTTCTTTTTCTACATTAAGTCTACTTTCGTTATAGTGTTTGTTGAATAAATAGTTGTTTTGTCACTTCGCATGAAAACAACAAAATGTCGGAGAAGATAGATGTGTCCCTCGACCCTTGGCGGTATATTCAAAAATAAATAAATTAGGATTTTCAATGGGTACAGGTATTAGTTTATTAAAGAAAGTAGCTAGAACTATTGATAATGCAAACAAAAAAATATTAAAAGAAGAAAAAGCTCAAGAACGAGAAATAGTTAGACAAGAAAAAGCTAAAATTGCTAATGATAGACGAGAGCATAAAGAAAATATGCGTGAAATAAATGCAGAACTCGCTGAGAGTAGAAAAGCAAGTAAGATAGCAGAGCAAGAATATAAAAAAGCGAATAAAGAACACAGAAAAAAAATGCAAGAATTTAAAGAAAGAGAAAAAGAATGGAAAGAAGAACAAAAAATTAAACAAGAACATATAAAACATATTTTAGAAAATGATAAAACATTATTTGAAAATAGAACTTTACAAAGAAAAAATATACGAATAGAAATAATGAGAAAAATTTTACAATAGGAATGGAAGATGGAAATTAATATTATTACAGGTATTTTATTTGTTATTAGTATTATATCGACAATTATAGCTATGTATGCGATAATCCAATACAAAAATAAAAATACAGATGGGTTGTCACTTGAAGAACAAATTACAAAATATAATGAAGTGTTAACGCGTAACAAAACAGATAATTTATTACTCGAAGAGCAGATTATAAAATATAATAAAGATTTATTAAAATTAAAAGATGAATATAAAAACTTACAAAAAAAAAATCAATTAGATAAAATAGAACAAGAAAAAATTCTTTCACAGTATCATAAAGATTTAGAAGAAAAAAAATTAGAATTACAAAGTCTTATTAAATTAGAGAAGGAAAGTGAAACATTAAATGAATCAGTTATCATCTTAAAAAATGAACTAGAAAAATGTGAACATAATATTTTAGAAATTAATAACAAAAAAAACGAACTTACGAATGAAATAAATGATATTAAAAAAGACATTCAATTATATTCACAAGTACATAATTTAATTGCTGTTGGATTTTTTGAAGAACCTATATATCTTTTTGAAACAAGCCAACGATTTAAAGAAGAAATACTTCTAATTCGTCAAGAGCAAAAAGAACTTATTAAAATAGGACAAGCTATTACTATACCTGAAGAAATTGCTTTTTTAGATGAGTCAGGAGATGCTAAAAAAGCAATTAAAGGGCAGTCAAAGATTATGCTTAAAGCTTTTAATATAGAAACTGATTTATTAATTAATTTATTAAAGCCTAGTAACTTTGCAAATACATTAGAAAAGATAGAAAAGCTAGCTAATGAAATAGAAAAGTCAGCATTATCTTTATCTTGTGCTTTTACAGAAGAATATGTAAAATTAAAATATAATGAATGTACATTACAATATCAATTTAAATTAAAACAAGCATATGAAAAAGAGGAACAAAAAGCTATAAAAGAACAAATACGAGAAGAAAATCAAGCTATAAGAGAATATGAAATTGCATTAGCAAAAGCTGAAAAAGAAGAAAAAATGTATAGACTTGCTTTGGAGCAAGCAAGAAAAGAACTAGATGTTGTTGATGATGTAACCAAAAATGAACTTATTGCAAAAATATCATTTTTAGAATTAAATTTAGAAGAAGCACTAGCTAATGAAGAACGAGCGAAAAGTATGGCACAACAAACAAAACGAGGACATGTTTATGTGATATCAAACATTGGTTCGTTCGGTAAAAATATTTATAAAATTGGTATGACTAGACGACTTGAACCATTAGATAGGGTTAAAGAATTGGGTGATGCATCTGTACCTTTTATATTTGATGTACATGCCATGATTTTTAGTGATGATGCCCCTAGATTAGAACGAGAATTACATGAAAAATTTACACATAAAAGATTAAATGCAGTTAATCATAGGAAAGAATTTTTCAATGTAAGCTTAAGTGAGATAAAAGAAGAAGTCGATAATATTATTGATATAAAAATTGATTTCAAAATGACAGCATTAGCTGAGGATTATTATGAGAGTATAAAATTAAAAGATGTACTGAAAGTTTAAAGACTTACAAACATAACAAAATGAAGGAGCAAATATTTGGGGACTGGTTAAATATTGACTCCTTCATTTTATAGTATTTAGTTGCTTAATGTATTATACGAAGGAATCATATGTCATACACACCAAAAATACCAAAAGATGCAGTAATAGCAAGTGAAAATAGCTTTCTTTTTTTTTCCTCTATGTCATTTATTTTATATTTACTTTTAATTCTTAGTTTTTATTACTCAAAATTAGATGACTTTTGGATTGGAAACCGTATTTGGGCTTCTGGCAGTGCAATAGTATTTTTGTCAGTAGTTCAAATTCGATTTTTTAATATCAAGTCTAATGCTAGTCCAGATAATAGAAATTTCAATTTAACAGACTTTAGAGGTTGGATATTAAATTTGGAAAAAATATATAGCTATATATGGATAATCGGTTTTATATTAATTGGTATCTCACGCTGGAATCAATGGTAAAGTTTAGTATTAAGAAAAGATAAAATACTACTATCAACAAGAAACTTCTATAAATGATGGTGGAATAGCTTTAGGACAAGCTTATTATCAAGTTATGAATAATAAAGAAGCCTTCTAGTTCCATCTTTCCGAAGATGGAATGCCTATAAAATTAAAGAACTAAACCAGTTACACATTAGGAGAGACTGTGAAATAACAACAGTTTATTTTACGGTCTCCAATGGGATGATTTTTTATCTTAAAATTATAGCTTTTCTACTTTTAAATTTAAGCATAAAGTAAATTCTAAAAAAACAAACTACATATAATAAAGAGTTAGCTATATATTGAGCTATTTCTTCTTTTATGGAACTTATATCTCTATCTTTTAAAGCTATCATCAGTTTTTGAAATAGATTTATACCTATCAAATTTAAAAGTCTTTTAAAGTTATAGCTAAACATGATAAGTGCATTTTCACCTGATACTTTTTCTTTGCCACGAACAAGATAATGATCCCAACCTAAAGTTCTTTTAATTGTTCCAAATGGATGTTCAACTATTGAACCTCTTTTTTTGACTATTACTTTAGATTCTTCAGTTTGCATCTTTTTATTATGTGCTTCTGTTATATACTCATGTTCCCATCTATATATTTGTTTATATGGTGCTTTTGTAGGTATACATTTATCTTTGAGAGGACAAGCTTTACATATTGCACTTGTACCTGTATAAATGAAATTAACTTTATCATTCTTTATTTGTGGTGCAATTCTTTTTTTTAGTTGATAATTATTAGGACATATATAGCAATCATTGTTATCATTGTAAATAAATTCATCTCTTGTAAATTTACCTTTGTCTTTTTGAACTTGTCTCATATTTGCTAAAGGAACAATAGCATTAATATTATCTTCACTACATTTTTTAAATTCTTTAGCACTATAATATCCTGTATCAGCTACTATCTTTAGTTTATCTACTCCTAAATTTTCTTTAGTCTCTTTTGCCATCTTATGCAGTTGTGCTCTATCGCTACCTACTGTTGAAATATCAGTAGCTACTATGAATTTAAATGAATCATCTACAACTATCTGTGAATTATATGCCATAAGGTTATGTGCAGGTTTTTTCATAAGAGAAGCATCTGAATCTGTTTTATTATATTGAGTTTTACCCATCTCTTCTAAAAGTTTTAAGTTTTTAGATAACTCTTCTTGTTGATATTTTAGTTTTCTTAAATCTTTTGGTAGTTTATTAATGATACTTGATGGTTGTTTCTCTTTATCTGCATACTCTAGTGATTTGAGATACTCTTCTATTTCAGTTTCAATTTTAGTTAAATCTTTATCCAGTGTCTTTTTCAATATTAGTTGATTTTTAGAGGCATTCGCTCTTAAAAATGCTCCATCAACAGCTTTTAATCCATCCCCTATTAAATCTATATTTTTACATAAAACTACAAACTCTTTAAATACTTGTTTTAGTGCTTTTGGATTCCTTGCTCTAAACTCTGATATAGTTCTATATGTTGGTTTTAAGTCTTGTGCTAGCCATATTAGTTCTAGGTTTCTTTTACACTCTTTTTCTAATGCTCTTGAACTTCTTATCTTATTTAGATAACCATAAATATATATTTTTAACAGTAGTTTAGGACTATAAGCTTTTTGTCCATCTGCTCTATCACTTTTTCTTGTATTTGAAAACTGCAGTTTAGTTAAGTCTAATAATTCTACATAAGAATCTATTGCTCTTACATTGTTATCTTCATCTACATAATCATCAATACTTGGTGGAAATAATAATTGCTGATTTCTATTTAAACCTTGTTTATATAGTTCACTCATTAGTTGCCTTAAAAGCCTAAATACAGGGCTTTGTTTGGTGTTATTATACTGAAAAATTGATTTTAAATTGCTTGATTGGATGTGTTTATATGAATGAGACTGGAAATAGTAGTTATTTCACAGTCTCAGGAGCGGTGGAACAAGAAAATAAGCAAGGACAACATGAAAAATCCAAATAGAAAAACAGTTTCAAAACTAGAAGTCTTACCAAATCTTGGAAAAGCTAAAAGTAGGTTTTTACTGGGTTAGTAATTGTCTAGTTTATAGGGACATTCCACTATGATTATATCTTTCACTATATAGTTACTTACAGTATTTAAAATATCCTTTTGCAAAACGAGAATGAGAAGGGTTCTCTTTTAACTTAGTGGAAAACTTTTTGCACTTCATAGAATCAGGTGTTTTTTTAATATCTTTAAATTTTTCAGCTAGTTTCCCTATTATCTTATCAAATTCTTCTTTTTCAGCTGCTATTTCAGCATTTCTTGCAGCTTCTATTTTAGCATTGTTCTCAGCAGCCTTTCTTTTTGCTATGTTCTTAATCATATCGTCAGTATAGTTATGGTCTTTCTTAAGAACCTTCGCGATGCTATAATTATTTGATAAGAAGCAATCTGAGTCGTTAAGAACTTTCCTAGCTGAAGATAAAGCATTCATATTTAAAAATTTCTGAACGTAAGATAAAGATAGTTTAGACCTCTCGATATTAGATAAATAGTGAATTTCTAGGTTT
Coding sequences:
- a CDS encoding IS1182 family transposase translates to MSELYKQGLNRNQQLLFPPSIDDYVDEDNNVRAIDSYVELLDLTKLQFSNTRKSDRADGQKAYSPKLLLKIYIYGYLNKIRSSRALEKECKRNLELIWLAQDLKPTYRTISEFRARNPKALKQVFKEFVVLCKNIDLIGDGLKAVDGAFLRANASKNQLILKKTLDKDLTKIETEIEEYLKSLEYADKEKQPSSIINKLPKDLRKLKYQQEELSKNLKLLEEMGKTQYNKTDSDASLMKKPAHNLMAYNSQIVVDDSFKFIVATDISTVGSDRAQLHKMAKETKENLGVDKLKIVADTGYYSAKEFKKCSEDNINAIVPLANMRQVQKDKGKFTRDEFIYNDNNDCYICPNNYQLKKRIAPQIKNDKVNFIYTGTSAICKACPLKDKCIPTKAPYKQIYRWEHEYITEAHNKKMQTEESKVIVKKRGSIVEHPFGTIKRTLGWDHYLVRGKEKVSGENALIMFSYNFKRLLNLIGINLFQKLMIALKDRDISSIKEEIAQYIANSLLYVVCFFRIYFMLKFKSRKAIILR